AGCTCGGCAGCCAGGTGCTTCAGGGCATTTCCTTTGGAGGATTCGGGGTGCATAAGATCAACGAAGAACTCTCCGCTGCGCAGAATATTGTACTGCTCTCCCCACGTAGCCCACTCCCGCTGCGCTTCATCCAGAATATCGGACTGCGTGAACACAGTGAATTTCACAATCGGTTCGCGGAAATCTTCCCAGGCGGGAAGAGATGCAGGCATAATGCGGAAATGCTCATACATAAAGTGGGCTTCTTTGGTCAGGTTCTCCACATTGTCCACATACATCTCAAACGCAGTGTTCACATCAAAATGGATATCACGCTCGCGGCAATAGGCGATATACGGGTCCAGCCCTCTGGCGTCCAGCCCGTACTGGTGCAGCACCTTACGGTCCTTGACACTCACCGTAGCCGCCCCGTTATGGCCCAGCACATACCCCGACAAGCCCATCTCCTCCATAAAAGGAATCGAATTCTGCGGACTGCGTCCTGTGCAGAGGACAATCTGCCCGCCCTGACGCGTAACCTCTGCAATCGCCGCTTTGTTCTCTTCACTGAGCTGATGATCATCATTCAGCAGTGTTCCGTCTACATCCAGTGCAATCAGTTTGTATTTCATACCCCATCATCCTATCTCTGTATAGTCTACCTCTATTCCCCAGCCCCGCCGCCGCGCAGCAGCTCCAGCTCGCGGGCCGTGAGCTCCCGGCAGGCTCCCTCGGACAGCGTCTCGTCCAGCTTCAGCTCGCCCATTGACACCCGTTTCAGAAACACTACCTTCTTCCCGACAGCCACGAACATCCGCTTCACCTGATGGAATTTGCCTTCCGTAATGGTGAGTGAGATATACGACAGCACGCGGCTGCCCCGTTCTCTGCTCAGAATGCTAAGCTGCGCGGGCAGGGTCACATAACCATCCTCAAGCGTAACTCCCTCGGCAAAAGCAGCCACATCCGCTGCATCGACCTCCCCTTCTACGGTGGCCTCGTAAGTTTTGGGGACATGCTTGCGCGGGGACAGCAGCTCATGTGCGAGCTTGCCGTCATTCGTGAGCAGCAGCAGACCCACGGTATCCTTATCCAGCCGCCCGACCGGGAACGGCTCGAACAGCGCATGCTCCTGCTTCAGCAGATCCAGAACCGTACGGTCCCGTTTGTCTTCGGTGGCGGATAATACGCCCGGCGGTTTATTCATCATCAGATAGATGAATTCCCTGTAGAGGACCGGCTCCCCGCCAACCTCTATGCGGTCCTGCTCCGGGTCTACATGGAACCCGCTGTCTTTGACTACTGCTCCATTTACTGTGATCAGACCCTGCTTGGCCTGCTTGCGGATATCGCTGCGTGAGCCGATCCCCATGTGGGACAGCACCTTGTCAATCCGTTGCTTCTTATTCGCAGTTCCTCCTGTAGCCATACTCTAAGTCCACCTCCAGCCTGCGGGATATTCGTTCTTCAGTAGTCCGTCCTGCCATTTGCCCCAGCCCACGCTGAAGCCGTCGATGCAGACGAGGGTATAGCCTTTGTAAGCATGTCCTTCCTTAATCGACAGGCGCCCTGCGGGGATCGACAAGGTCTCCCCCTTCAGGTAGGATACCGCTTCCCCGCTGGCGCTGGATAGCGATACCCAGCGGCTGCATTCCTCAGGACGCAATGCTGTTGCGAGCGGATGACCGGGAACGAATCTGCCGCTCTTGATCTGTCCCGCATACCAGCCCGGCCGAACCGTCTTCAGACCGTCCAGCGCTTCACGCGGCAACGGGGAAATATATAGATGGTCGCCGAACCATATCGCATGTCCGGGCGGCTGTGCCCCCAGCAGCTCTTCAATAAAGTCCGCATAGACCGCGAACGCTACCGCTTCCCCGCCAGTTCGCTGTGACTGCGGACCTGGACCCGTTCCGGCTCTACCAGAGCCAGAGCCGGAGCCGTGTCCAGATCCGCGTCCTCCCTTGCCGCCCCGGCCGTGATCTGCCTTACCGGGAACTGCCTTACTATGAAAGTCTGTTTTGCCAGCCTTGCTCCGGGGGGCAGTGGACAGGCTTCTCTCTCTCATGTCATTTCGTGCTTTTACATTCTCAGCCTGACTCTCCGCTCCGTCACTTCCATCATGGCGTAATACCGCCATGAAATGCCCTTCCCCCTTGACCTTATGCGGCCACAGCCGCGCCGCACCCGGCAATCGGCCGAGTCCGGCAGCGAACGGACCGGTTCCGCCTACGGGAACCAGCGAGAACTGCGGATGCCCGGACAGGAACCCGGCAATCATCTCCTCGTTCTCCTCCGGAGCGAACGTGCAGGTGGAGTACACCATGGTACCGCCGGGCTTCAGCGCTGAAGCTGCAGCCCGCAGAATCTCCCGCTGCATCTCCGCATATTTGTCCGGGGTTCCCGGCTCCCACTGTCTGACCATATCCTCGTCCTTGCGGAACATGCCTTCACCCGAACACGGCGCGTCGATCAGAATCCGGTCGAAGAACCCCGGGAAGGCCGCCGCAATCCGCTCCGGGCGCTCATTCAGGACAATGCCGTTACGCACGCCGTACAGCTCCAGATTCTTGGCGAGCGCCTTCGTCCGTTCAGGATGCAGGTCATTCGAGACCAGCAGGCCTTCGCCCTGCAGCTTGGCAGCAATCTGGGTAGACTTGCCGCCCGGGGCTGCGCACAGATCGAGCACCCGGTCCCCCGGCTGAACGTCCAGCAGTTCAACCGGGGCCATGGCACTCGGCTCCTGAATATAGTACAGCCCCGCATGATAATAGGGGTGCTTTCCGGGTCTGGCTCCCTCTCCGGTATAGAAGCCCGAAGGACACCAGGGAATCGGCTCCAGTGTGAAGGGGGAACGCTCCCGCAGCCCGTCCACCGCTATTTTCAGTGTATTGGCACGGATTCCCCCGTAGGGTGACTGCTGATAGGTATCTATAAATTGCTCATATTCCGGTCCCAGCAGCTCTTTCATACGCTGCGCGAAAGCTCCGGGCAGTTGTGCCGTCATGATGCCTTCCTCCCGCTCAAATAATCAGGAACACCCCTGCGGGTGCTCCTGTTGTACCTTACTATGGTCAAGCGCCATCCGGGCTGTGCCTGGGTCTGTCCGGCCGCTGCGGCCCGCGCCGCTGGGGCAGCACAGGCGGAGTAGACTCAGCCGCCAGCCTGACCTCTTCCTCCAGCACGGGGTCTACGATGCGTATTGTGAGATCATAATATTCAAAGGGCTGGTCACCGTAAGCTTCCAGGAGGGCAACATACTCCCCAGCTTCCCGGACCAGCTTCGCCAGATCAACACCCAGCGTCACTGCCGGATATCTGCCCAGTACTTCATGGGACTGTTTCAGCAGAATCAGGCTGCCGCGCACATTGGCATTACGGAAATGGTACAGCCCTACTGCCACCTGCAGCAGAGCTTTGTATAATGGATCACGCTGCTTTTCCAGCCATAATTCCTCTAGCACCTCATGACATTCGAAATAATCCCTGTCCCGGTTGAAGTAGATGAGGTAGGCCAGATACAGCGGCTCATAAGCCATCCGGCTCGCTGCCCTTCTTGGCCTTCGAGAGCAGCTCGCGCACATGGTCCAGCAGTTCCTTCATTGCATCCATATCCTGAGCCTGCCAGATCGCATTGAACCGTTCCTGGCTCTCAATCGCTTCATTCACAAGATGATAGAAATACAGCTGATGAATCGCCTTCAGCAGTTGGGTCGTCATGTTCGAGTTCTCCTCGAAGGTCTTCTGGGCCTCCAGAATCTCTTCCCGGATACTCGACATCTCGCTGTCCAGAATGGATGCCGCTTCTGCTGCCGTCTTCAGGCGCACCCGCATTTCATCGGGCAGGCTCTCCCGGTATTTATAATTCAGCGAATGCTCAATGGTTGCCCAGAAGTTCATCGCCAGTGTACGGATTTGAATTTCAGCCAGTACAATCTTTTGACCCAGCGCAGTCTGTACCGGATACCGGATGATCATATGGAAGCTGCGGTAGCCGCTCTCCTTATAATTGGTAATGTAGTCCTTCTCATATAGTACTTCAAGGTCCTTGCGGGCACGGATGTATTCCGCCACTCTGCGGATATCCTCCACGAACTGGCACATAATGCGAATGCCGGCGATATCCTCAATACCCGTTTCCAGATCCTCCATTTTGACATTTAACCGTTTGGCCTTCTCAAGTATGCTAGACAGCCGCTTCACACGGCCGGTAACGAATTCAATCGGAGTGTATTCTTCCCTTTTCTTGAGTTCAGAGCGCATCGTCTTGAATTTAACCTTCAATTCCTCCACCGTTTGTTCATAAGGAAGCAGAAAAGTTCCCCAGTCCCTGACGTCCATCGCCTTGTCCTCCTGTCCATTCATCCTTCAGTGATGATCAGCGCCTACCGCATCAAGGAGCCTCTGATAGCCATCCCGCCGCAGCAGCTGCCGTAGTCCGGCATGCACTCTGCGGTTAACCTCCGGCCCTTCATAGATGAGTGCTGTATAAATTTCGACCAGACTGGCGCCTGCCCGTATTTTATCGTAAGCATCCTGGGCTGTAAAAATCCCGCCCGACCCGATAATCGGCAGCTTGCCGCCAGTCTGGGTATAGATTCTGCGGATAATCTCTGTAGAACGTTCACTCAGCGGCTGGCCGCTCAGCCCGCCTGTCTCACTGGCTTTGTCGCTCTGCAGCCCTTCACGGGAGAGTGTCGTATTGGTGGCAATGATGCCGTCCATTCCGGCTTCCGTGATGGTATGTACCATATATTCCAGCTCAGCGTCACTGACATCGGGAGCAATCTTGACCAGAAGCCCTTTTGTGAAGCCAGTCTTCGCCCGCTGCAGCTCCATTTCTTCCTTAACCTCGCTAAGCAGGTTCGAGAGCTCGCTGCCATGCTGAAGACTCCGGAGATCCGGGGTATTCGGCGAGCTGATATTGACCACAAAAAAATCACCGTACGGATACAGCGTACGGATACACTTGCGGTAATCCTCATGCGCCAATTCATTCGGGGTGGCCTTGTTGCGTCCGATATTGACCGCCACCGGAATTCTGCGCTTCTTCAGCTTCTTGAGACGTTCAGCCATAGCCTCCGCGCCTTCATTATTGAAGCCCATCCGGTTAATAAGCGCTTTGTCGGGCAGCAGCCGGAACAGCCGGGGGCTGTCATTGCCGGGCTGGCCTACCGGAGTTACCGTGCCTACCTCCATGAATCCGAAGCCGATCGAAGAGAAACCTCCTACCGCTTCCGCATTCTTATCCAGTCCTGCCGCTAAGCCCACTGGGGTTGGGAAATGTACCCCGAACAGATCCATTGCAAGATCAGCAGTCTCAGGAACCCCGTACATTAGCCGCATGGCTGCGCTCCCGCCGGGAACCAGATCTGCTTTATTCAGTCCGCCGATGACGAGATGATGCGCCGTCTCCGGGTCCATTTTAAAGAAAATAGGTTTACCAAAATGTCGATACAGCACCGTTCTCGCTCCTTCAAGGGAACCACAATTGACATAACGACTCCCGTATCTATAGGTTTCTTCTTAATTTTATCCGTTTCCGGGGGAAAAGAAAAGTTTTTTGCCGCAGCGATTGTCCCCGCCCTGCCGCACTTCCCCCACACCGCCGCTACTTCTCACACAGATTCCCCGGAATTTCGCTTTTGGATCTGCTTGCCATGGCAGCCTCACTCCTGTTTCTGTGTTCTTCACGCTCCAGCATGAAACCTTCCTTATGATACTCCAGCCGGTATTCGCTGTATAGACTAAGGCTTAGGTGATCTAGTCCCTGCCGCAAGAGATTGCAGCTAGACTTGTCTTTTCATCCAGACTAGAATAGAAGAGCGGGCACAAGTTTCATGCACCGCCGCCAAGCCTCACATGTAAGGGTTATCACAGACTAAGAGAGAAAGAAGGGTGACCTAATGTCAACCAAACGTAAGCCTCCTACACTCCAGCAGAAAAAAGAAGAAGTGAACCGCAAAGCCATTCTGTGGATCAGCGCCAGCCTCGTACTGCTGATTGCGCTTATCGCCGTTTTATTTGTCTTTCTCGGGAATTAGTTCAGCCAATGGTACACTTTATGGGGGTTGGTCTGATTACGGGGCGAATCCGAAGGGAAACGTTCCTCCGGTACGACCAGCTCCTCAGGCAGAACCCCTTGACTGATCTGAACCTTCGTGCCCATCGGCACCATCGCGAACAGCTCCTCCACATCCTTCCGGTTCATCCGGATACACCCCAGCGACTCATCCTTGCCGATGCTACCCGGCTCATTCGTCCCGTGAATTGCATAATTACTGTCCGAGAGCTGCATGCCGCGGCTGCCGAATTCCCCGTTATCGCGCCCGTTCGGGTTCACGACCTTATCCTTAATGAAGAACTCTCCTTCAGGTGTCTTATCTCCGCCGAGCCCCACAGGATAATTCCGCACAATCACATTGCCGCTGGTGACCGCCAGACGGTAGCTTTGCTTATCTACAATAATAGTAAGGTGTTCTTTGAAAAAGAGCTTCTCCCCCGGCCCCGCCGCCGGACGTCCTCCGCCTGTCTGCTCTTGTCCCGGAGTACCTGCCTCTTGGCCGGACAGCTGCGGAGATGCAGAGAGCAGCGGCGCCTCTCCCCGTGCGGCACTGCGCAGCGGTGCGAAGGCTTCCTTCATCAGAGGGGTGATGCCGCCCAGCACGTTCGCCGGGAACGGCCTCACTAATTCCTGTACCGCTTCGGGATAAGCCCCTTTGATGTTCTTGTACGCATGCAGCGCACTCCATAGCACAGCGAGCTCCTCCTGCTGCTTCTGCCAGACCAGCCCCTGCTGTTTAAGCTCCGCCGGACCCGGCGGCTGGCAAGCGCACGCTGCCTGATTATAAGACTGATAGACTATGCGCCCTTCTCCGCTCTTGGCAAGGGTAGCCTCCAGCGGCAGCCCTTTCTTCCACAGCAGCCATTTGCCCGAGCGCTTCATACCGAGCAGTGCGGTGGCGGAAGGCGTCTTCGCCGACTTCAGGATGGCTGCCAGGCCCCCTCCCCCCGCAGCAGCATCCGACGCTACCGCCATGAAATCCAGACTTATCGGTTCTTGCGGACTTACCTGCGGCTCTTCGGCGGTCTCCGGCAGCACGGCTGAGATATTCGCGGCCGGAGCAGCTCTGCCCGCACTGCCTTGCTGAATTCCCGGTGCAACGGCAGCCGGAATAAGCAGTAACAACATCAGCATTAGAGCCAGGAGAACCCTGCGCTTCCTGAGCCTCGCAGTCTGCCGTTCCCGGGCCGATTCCAGCAGCCCTTCCTCGTACTGCTGCAGCATTTCCGCCGGCACCTTGCTGCGTTCAAAAGCTTCATATACTTCCCCGGCCTGATTAAAGCAGTAATTCGCCTTTCCATACTGGCCATTCTTATAGTATTCCTTACCAAGCAAGTACCATGCCATCTTATTGTCTGAATGCATCTGTACATAGGCTTTTAGATGCTGAGCATTCTTCATGTTGGCCTCCACTATTGGTGGTATGGTTATGTATGCGTATGTATCTTCTATTTTATATCGGCAGGGAATGCAAAAAAAGACACCCCAAGCCGCATTTATCGCGGACCGGAGATGTCTTTATGTAGAAGGCAGAAGCTTAGCCTTCTTTGTTGAAAGGTGCATCTGCAATCTTAATGGAATCTGTAGGGCATCCGTCAGCTGAATCCTGCAGGTCATCGAACAAGTCGTCCGGAATCACTACATTACCGTGGTTGCCGTCGTTCTCATAGATCACTTCTGCCAAACCTTCATCATCGTAATCAAAAATATCAGGGGCCGTCGCGCCACAAGCACCACAAGCGATGCATGTGTCCTTTTCGACCCAAGTGTACTTAGCCATTTTTTCTCTGCCTCCCGCTTAACTATACAGCCTGCAGTCGCAGCCTGTTATTTTTCTCATATTAATATAAATAGGATACAATTTCAATGAATTTTCAATGTGTTGACATTATTGCCTCATTCTTTGCGGTCCCCCAGGGCGGCTGATGACGGACCTTAACTCAGTCTATATCCTTGTCTGCGCCGTCCAGATTATCCTTCTGCAGCGAGGTCCCCCGCTCCTTATGGTTACGCAGACGCGCCGAGTGGCTGTCGCTCAGCATCCCTGCGGTCAGCACTGCATTCTCGCCGAATTTATTGCGCAGCATATCCATCGCTTTATTGAGCGACTCCTTCTTCGGCTGCCGTTCGTAGTCGAACAGGTCCAACTGAATGGCCGACTCCTCTTTGGGTATCAGCCCCTGGAGCGTTACCCCCAGCAGCCGCACGGGCTTGTCACCCTTCCAGTGGCGTGCGAACTGGTCACATGCCACCTTGTAGATATCCTCGGCGCTCTCCGTGGGAGCCTCAAGCTGACGGGAGCGGGTAATCGTCTTCATATCCGGCGTGCGGATCGTCAGCTGTACCCCCGCTGCAACCAGCCCCTGCTTCCTCAGTCTCCGCGCGACCTGATCGCTTAGGTTCAGCAGAATCGGGCGCGCCTCAGCCAGACCTACTACATCATGCGGCAGCGTGGTTGTATGGCCGATGGATTTGCTCTGCTCACGCTCAGGATTCACGATCCCGTGATCAATCCCGTTCCCCGCCCGCTTCAGCCAGGCGCCCATGACGCCGAAATGGCCGACCAGCATCGCCTCGTCCGCAGCCGCCAGCTGTCCGATGCTGTAGATTCCCAGCTTGCGCAGCTTCTCGGCCGTCTTGCCGCCAATCCCGAACATCTCATTGCACGGCTTGTCCCACAGCACGGAAGGCACATCACGCAGCCGCAGCACCGAGATGCCGCTGGGCTTCTTCAGATCAGAAGCGATCTTCGCCAGCAGCTTGTTGGGGGCAATCCCGATGGAGCACGGCAGACCCAGCTCCTCCATAATCCGCCGCTGCAGCGCCTCGGCAATCTCCGGCGGCGTTCCGAATTGCCGGGAGCCTGTGATATCCAGATAACACTCGTCTATCGAGACCGCTTCGAGCAGGGGAGTATAGCTGTAGGCAATTTGCATAAATGCATTCGAGTACTTGCGGTATAGATGGAAATCCGGCTTAATAAGCATTAAAGACGGACAAATCCGCAGCGCCTTCTGCACCTGCATGCCGGTGGAGATGCCCAGCCTGCGAGCGGCGTAGGAGCAAGTGACGATAATTCCCCTTCTAGCCTCCACGCTGCCCGCCACCGCTGTCGCCTTTCCTTTATATTGCTCCGGATCTTCCGCCTCATGCACAGAGCAGTAAAAGGCATTCATGTCCACATGCAGAATAACCCTGCCGCTTGCCGGATAATACTGATCCACACTCTGCATGGTATCCACCTTCTTATCTTCGGGGTTCCATTGTTATTGTCAGCATACCTCTACCCCGGCGGGAGGTCAACTTGCCAGTGAGCAGGTTGTGACGGCGCGGTGAAAAGTTCTTTGTTACTTTCCCGCGTAAAAATGCTATAATATAAAAATTAATTTCCTATGCGAAGGCTAATAACACTTTTAGGAGGACACTCATGTCTAAGTCTATCTCCATCTTCGATACCACCCTGCGTGACGGAACACAAGGCGAGGGGATCAGCCTGTCGGCGGATGACAAGCTGAAGATTGCCAGGAAACTCGACGATCTGGGTGTCCACTATATCGAAGGCGGCAATCCGGGCAGCAACAACAAGGACATCGAATTTTTCAAAAGAGTCCAGGAGCTCCATCTGAATGCCAAGATTACCGCATTCGGCAGCACCCGGCGCAAGAACACAGTGGCTGAGCAGGACGAGGGACTGCAGCGGATGATTAACGCCGGCGTTCCGGCGGCTACCCTGGTGGGCAAATCGTGGGATTTCCATGTTCACACTGCCCTGCAGACCACCCTGGAAGAGAACCTGGCCATGACCTTCGACTCCATCTCTTATCTGAAGCGCAAGGGCCTTGAGGTCATCTTCGATGCAGAGCATTTCTTCGACGGCTTCAAGAATAATCCTGAATACGCCGCTGCCGTTCTCACCCGTGCCCGCGAGGCTGGGGCAGACTGGCTGGTGATGTGCGATACGAACGGCGGCACCCTGCCGCATGAGATTCATGATATTGTGACAAGCATTGGTGTACTGCTGCCAGAAGCATCGCTCGGTATTCATACACACAACGATTGTGAGCTTGCGGTTGCCAACACCCTAAGCGCAATCGGCGCCGGTGCCCGGCAGGTCCAGGGGACTATTAACGGCTACGGCGAGCGCTGCGGCAATGCCAATCTGTGCTCCATTATTCCTACGCTTCAACTTAAGATGGGCTACCGCTGCATCCCTGGCGATTCCCTGCCGCAGTTAACCAACACGGCCCGGTTCATCAGCGAGGTAGCCAACGTGAACATGCCGGTGAATCAGCCTTATGTCGGTACAGCCGCATTTGCCCACAAGGGCGGCATCCACGTATCTGCCATTTTGCGCGATTCACGGACGTACGAGCATATCGCCCCTGAACTGGTAGGCAATAAGCAGCGTGTCCTGGTCTCCGAGCTTGCCGGACAGAGCAATGTGCTGTCTAAGGCGCAGGACATGGGCCTCAGCCTTGATCCAAGCAGCGAGCAGGCGCGCAAGGTGATTGACAAGATTAAGAATCTTGAACACCAGGGGTATCAGTTCGAAGGCGCGGATGCTTCGCTTGAATTGCTGCTCCGGGAAGCAACCGGCGAGATGAACGAGCTGTTCACCTTCGAATCATTCAAGATGCTGGTTGAGAAAACCGCCGGCCGCCCTGTCGTCTCCGAAGCCTTCGTTAAGCTGAAGGTCGGCGGCGAGAGCCTGTACACAGCCGCCGAAGGCAACGGACCGGTCAACGCACTCGATAATGCGCTGCGTAAGGCGCTGCAGACCTACTTCCCGCAGCTTAAAGACATGCACCTCTCCGACTATAAGGTCCGCGTGCTGGATGAGCAGGATCAGACCGCCGCGAAGGTACGCGTGCTGATTGAATCCAAGGACTACAGCGACACCTGGAGCACCGTAGGCGTATCCAGCAACGTGATCGAAGCGAGCTGGGAGGCTCTGGTCGATTCCATGCGCTATGCCCTCCTGGGACAGATTTCACTGGACCAGGGAATTCCGGCCAGCAATGAACCGAGAGGTCTGGTCAATCACTGATGCCTGCTTTTCGCTCTCAAGATTCTACAAAGCCCTCCGGGTGCGGAAGTTACTCCGCGCAGGAGGGCTTTTCACTATATGGCTGATTGCCTGTGCTAGGACCCGGTTAGCGCAATAATCTTTTTCTCCAATTCCTCTGCGCTCAGGACCCCCAGAATAATCTCGCTGATGATCCCGTTCTTATCGATCAATACATTGGTCGGGAACACCGCCCCGTTATACTTGTCGAAGATCTGGCCCTTCAGATCATACATCACCGGGAAGGTCAGCATGTACTTCTTGACGAAGCGTTCCGCATTCGGCTTGTAATCCTGGCTGGTCACGTTAATTCCGTATACATCCAGCACCTTGCTGTATTTCATTGCCAGCTTATTCAGCTCAGGAGCCTCCTGCCGGCAAGGATCGCACCAGGAGGCCCAGAAGTTAAGAATGACCGGCTTCTCCCTCGCCCCATCGACCCCATATTGCTTATCCCCCTCCTGCACTGTAAAAGGAGGCGCTTTGAGTCCTGCCGATGCACCAGTCTCCGGTTCCCCCGTCTGCTGCAGGACCGCAACCGCCTTAGGCTCCGATTTCATTTTATGTTCTATGGCAAGAGCGGCCAGAAAAACAATCAAGGCCAGAATCGTTACATTCCGTTTATGGACTGCTTTCATAGAGTTCAGATCCTTTACATGGAGGATTTTTCTCTATTGTACCCCCACTTGCTCCAGTTTCAAACGTTATCATAAAAAAAGAGGATTCCGTCAAAGACGAAATCCCATGAAGAGAGAGGGGTAAAGCTGACAGCGGCCAGGAAAGCCTCCGGCTGTTCGGACCGGACTCTTCCGTACAGCAGAGGCTGGGGAAGCTTCTGCTGCCCGGCTGCCGCAGGAGACCTGCGTACAGCTGCTGGTGCTGCCGCAGCGGGTGGCATGTGTATTGGCCCAGGGCCGATACGCAACGTAGCGCCTGACCCGCCGCCATCCTGATATACCTTAATAAGTGTCCACCTTACATTGCAATCCGGCTAGTCTTACAACAATAGACCTCATGTCCTGCTTAGATAGGCGTACAAGTCGCCTAGTGTATCCACCTGGTTCTTTTGTAAGATCTGGCGGATGTAAGTAACCCACAGCTTCGCTGTCATCTTGGCATCCTCCAGCGCATGGTGACGTCCCTCAATAGGAATCTCATGGATCGCCAGCAGCTCATCCAGCGTGTAATTGCTGCGGTGCGGCTCCAGCCAGCGGGCCAGCATCATTGTATCCAGCACCCGGTGGGTTAACTGGACCTTGGAGGTCTTCCATAAGGCTGCGTTCAGGAATGCCTTATCATGGGCACTTCCGTGCGCCACCAGCACCCTCTGTCCGACGAAAGACATGAAGTTATGCAGGCCATCCATCAGCGGCGGAGCAGAGGAGGTCATCTCGGCTGAGATTCCGGTCAGTCTCGTAATATTGTCAGGAATCGCTGCCCCGCAGTTGACCAGTGTATAGAAGCATTCCTCTGCCTTGACCTCTTCGCCGACCACCCGGATCGCTCCGATAGACATAATCTCGTCTCCTCCTTGATGGGAGAAACCCGTAGTCTCCAGATCGAAAATCACCGTCTCCAGTTCAGAGAGCGGAGTATGCAGCACCTCAGGACGCCGTTTCTCGCGCATCAGAGAACGGATAAAGGCCATTTGCTGGGCTGTCTGCTGCGCCGATTCTCCGCCCCTCATGGAAGCGATGGCAGAGGGCATTCCGCCTTGCCGCAGATTATTCCAGAATCCTCCGCCTTTGCTCGGCTCCTTCATAGCTGTCTCCTTTCCGCTGACCGGAGCTGCCGCTGCAGCGCCTTATGCAGGCGTCTGATCAGCAGCAGGCTTTCCCGCAGCTCCGCCCGGAGCTGCTTATTCTTCAGATCATTCTCCGCATAATAATTACTGCTCACGAGCAGGCCGTCCGTCACCGTAAACGGCGTGTTCACCCGCATCCTGAGCGCTGTCAGACAAGCCCGCCTGATTTCTTCCAGATGCTGATACTGCTCCAGCTTAGTCAGCTCATCCAGCCGCTTCAGTGTCGAAGGAGCTTCAATTCCATGCAGC
The window above is part of the Paenibacillus sp. FSL H8-0048 genome. Proteins encoded here:
- a CDS encoding DNA polymerase IV; amino-acid sequence: MQSVDQYYPASGRVILHVDMNAFYCSVHEAEDPEQYKGKATAVAGSVEARRGIIVTCSYAARRLGISTGMQVQKALRICPSLMLIKPDFHLYRKYSNAFMQIAYSYTPLLEAVSIDECYLDITGSRQFGTPPEIAEALQRRIMEELGLPCSIGIAPNKLLAKIASDLKKPSGISVLRLRDVPSVLWDKPCNEMFGIGGKTAEKLRKLGIYSIGQLAAADEAMLVGHFGVMGAWLKRAGNGIDHGIVNPEREQSKSIGHTTTLPHDVVGLAEARPILLNLSDQVARRLRKQGLVAAGVQLTIRTPDMKTITRSRQLEAPTESAEDIYKVACDQFARHWKGDKPVRLLGVTLQGLIPKEESAIQLDLFDYERQPKKESLNKAMDMLRNKFGENAVLTAGMLSDSHSARLRNHKERGTSLQKDNLDGADKDID
- the cimA gene encoding citramalate synthase, with product MSKSISIFDTTLRDGTQGEGISLSADDKLKIARKLDDLGVHYIEGGNPGSNNKDIEFFKRVQELHLNAKITAFGSTRRKNTVAEQDEGLQRMINAGVPAATLVGKSWDFHVHTALQTTLEENLAMTFDSISYLKRKGLEVIFDAEHFFDGFKNNPEYAAAVLTRAREAGADWLVMCDTNGGTLPHEIHDIVTSIGVLLPEASLGIHTHNDCELAVANTLSAIGAGARQVQGTINGYGERCGNANLCSIIPTLQLKMGYRCIPGDSLPQLTNTARFISEVANVNMPVNQPYVGTAAFAHKGGIHVSAILRDSRTYEHIAPELVGNKQRVLVSELAGQSNVLSKAQDMGLSLDPSSEQARKVIDKIKNLEHQGYQFEGADASLELLLREATGEMNELFTFESFKMLVEKTAGRPVVSEAFVKLKVGGESLYTAAEGNGPVNALDNALRKALQTYFPQLKDMHLSDYKVRVLDEQDQTAAKVRVLIESKDYSDTWSTVGVSSNVIEASWEALVDSMRYALLGQISLDQGIPASNEPRGLVNH
- a CDS encoding TlpA family protein disulfide reductase codes for the protein MKAVHKRNVTILALIVFLAALAIEHKMKSEPKAVAVLQQTGEPETGASAGLKAPPFTVQEGDKQYGVDGAREKPVILNFWASWCDPCRQEAPELNKLAMKYSKVLDVYGINVTSQDYKPNAERFVKKYMLTFPVMYDLKGQIFDKYNGAVFPTNVLIDKNGIISEIILGVLSAEELEKKIIALTGS
- a CDS encoding exonuclease domain-containing protein; translated protein: MKEPSKGGGFWNNLRQGGMPSAIASMRGGESAQQTAQQMAFIRSLMREKRRPEVLHTPLSELETVIFDLETTGFSHQGGDEIMSIGAIRVVGEEVKAEECFYTLVNCGAAIPDNITRLTGISAEMTSSAPPLMDGLHNFMSFVGQRVLVAHGSAHDKAFLNAALWKTSKVQLTHRVLDTMMLARWLEPHRSNYTLDELLAIHEIPIEGRHHALEDAKMTAKLWVTYIRQILQKNQVDTLGDLYAYLSRT